In the genome of Rhodoplanes sp. Z2-YC6860, one region contains:
- a CDS encoding arylsulfatase B: MKAIRIGVALGLAAFAGWLASSTPSQAQPLAPSARTIDAAQSGAAEQQSAQRPNIIYILADDLGWKDLGFHGSDIKTPNIDQLAQDGVKLEQFYVQPMCTPTRAALMTGRYPLRYGLQTLVIPGGSTYGLPTDEWLMPQMLKEAGYTTEIIGKWHLGHAKREFWPMQRGFDYQYGSQIGEIDYFTHMSVGKNDWYRDNKPLQEKGYVTTLLGDDAVRLIDRQDLRKPLFMYLAFTAPHAPYQAPQAYLDRYKHISDPNRRAYAAMITAMDDQIGRVVQALDKRGMRQNTMIVFHSDNGGNKSTLMSGESEVKGPLPSDNGPLRGGKGDLYEGGVRVPSLVNWPGHIKPGTVVNQMIHVVDYYPTIARLAGASTAKSKPLDGFDVWQTIAEGKPSPRDEVVYNVEAFRGAVRKGDWKLVWRSTLPSKIELFNLANDPYEKSNLAEQNPEKVAELQKRIDGLASEMARSLLLTEVFQKIVKGVRTTPPALPNEDTFYQQAD, from the coding sequence ATGAAAGCTATACGTATCGGTGTTGCCTTAGGCTTGGCTGCATTCGCCGGCTGGTTGGCCAGTTCGACACCTTCGCAGGCGCAGCCACTCGCTCCATCGGCCCGCACAATCGATGCTGCACAGTCAGGCGCGGCGGAACAGCAATCCGCGCAACGTCCGAATATCATCTACATCCTCGCGGACGATCTGGGATGGAAGGACCTTGGCTTCCACGGTTCGGACATCAAGACGCCGAACATCGATCAGCTCGCACAAGACGGTGTGAAGCTCGAGCAGTTTTATGTGCAGCCCATGTGCACACCAACGCGAGCCGCGTTGATGACTGGCCGCTACCCGTTGCGGTACGGCCTGCAAACACTGGTCATCCCGGGCGGATCGACATACGGCCTGCCTACCGACGAGTGGCTGATGCCGCAGATGCTGAAAGAGGCCGGATATACGACCGAGATAATCGGCAAGTGGCACCTTGGGCATGCCAAGCGCGAATTCTGGCCGATGCAGCGCGGATTTGACTATCAGTACGGGTCGCAGATCGGGGAAATCGATTATTTCACCCACATGTCGGTCGGGAAGAATGACTGGTATCGCGATAACAAGCCGCTTCAAGAAAAGGGTTATGTGACAACGCTGCTGGGTGATGATGCGGTCCGGCTTATCGATCGACAGGATTTGCGCAAGCCGCTGTTCATGTACCTCGCTTTCACAGCCCCGCACGCGCCGTACCAGGCGCCGCAAGCCTATCTCGACCGATACAAGCACATCAGCGATCCAAATCGTCGCGCCTATGCGGCAATGATCACCGCTATGGACGATCAGATCGGCAGGGTCGTGCAAGCATTGGACAAGCGTGGAATGCGCCAGAACACGATGATCGTGTTCCACAGCGACAACGGTGGCAATAAATCGACGCTCATGAGCGGTGAGAGTGAAGTGAAAGGACCGTTGCCGTCCGACAATGGGCCGTTGCGCGGCGGCAAAGGCGATCTGTACGAAGGCGGTGTCCGCGTCCCGTCACTCGTCAATTGGCCCGGTCACATCAAACCCGGCACCGTCGTGAATCAGATGATCCATGTCGTCGACTACTATCCGACTATCGCGAGGCTTGCGGGTGCCAGCACCGCGAAGAGCAAACCTCTCGATGGCTTTGATGTGTGGCAGACGATCGCCGAGGGCAAGCCGAGCCCGCGCGATGAGGTGGTTTACAACGTCGAAGCGTTTCGTGGTGCGGTTCGCAAGGGCGATTGGAAGCTCGTTTGGCGGTCGACGCTGCCTTCCAAGATTGAGCTCTTCAATCTGGCGAACGACCCGTACGAAAAGAGCAACCTTGCGGAGCAGAATCCTGAGAAAGTCGCAGAGCTGCAAAAGCGGATCGACGGCTTGGCGTCCGAAATGGCGCGTTCGCTGCTGCTGACCGAAGTCTTTCAGAAGATCGTCAAAGGCGTGAGGACGACGCCACCAGCTCTTCCCAATGAAGATACCTTCTATCAGCAAGCCGACTAA
- a CDS encoding SphA family protein — protein sequence MNTKTKPLLWASAAVAALLQYPSASHADEAGISFWLPGQYGSMAALPQQPGWMLATAYYHTSVKADGNVSAARQVEAGRFTSTLNVNLNTNLKAHGDLAIFAPSYVFANPVLGGQLAAGMTVIYGRTDTSINGTAMGTLGPLALVRNGSISDAESGVGDLYPQVSLRWNAGVHNYMAYMTGGIPVGTYDSSNLANVGIGHGAIDAGGGYTYFDPQKGHEFSAVAGFTYNFTNPSTDYQNGTSFHLDWGASQFLSKQMHVGLVGYHYQQLTADSGQPVFLGDFKSRVAAIGPQVGFIFPVGDKQGYLNFKGYKEFNAENRAEGWNAWVTFVIASAPPPPGARPKTMITK from the coding sequence ATGAATACGAAGACCAAGCCGTTGCTGTGGGCATCGGCAGCTGTTGCCGCATTGCTGCAGTACCCAAGCGCATCTCACGCCGACGAGGCTGGCATCAGCTTTTGGCTCCCCGGACAATACGGAAGCATGGCCGCGCTTCCGCAACAGCCCGGCTGGATGCTGGCCACGGCCTACTATCACACGTCGGTCAAAGCGGACGGGAACGTGAGTGCGGCCCGCCAGGTCGAGGCCGGCCGGTTTACCTCGACCCTGAACGTCAACCTCAATACCAATCTGAAGGCGCATGGTGATCTCGCGATCTTTGCGCCGAGCTACGTGTTTGCGAACCCGGTGCTCGGAGGGCAGCTGGCTGCCGGGATGACTGTGATTTATGGCCGCACCGACACGTCGATCAACGGAACGGCGATGGGCACATTGGGACCGCTAGCGCTCGTGCGCAACGGCTCCATCAGTGATGCAGAGAGCGGAGTTGGCGATCTTTATCCGCAAGTGTCGCTTCGGTGGAACGCTGGCGTGCACAACTACATGGCTTACATGACCGGGGGCATCCCGGTCGGGACCTATGATTCGAGCAATCTGGCCAATGTGGGCATTGGACATGGTGCCATCGATGCCGGTGGTGGATATACGTATTTCGATCCGCAGAAGGGTCATGAGTTTTCGGCCGTCGCCGGCTTCACATACAATTTCACCAACCCATCGACGGACTACCAGAACGGGACCAGCTTCCATCTGGATTGGGGTGCGTCCCAGTTCCTTTCAAAGCAAATGCACGTGGGCCTGGTCGGATATCACTATCAGCAGCTTACGGCTGACAGTGGTCAGCCGGTCTTCCTGGGTGACTTCAAGTCACGGGTCGCGGCCATCGGGCCGCAGGTCGGCTTCATTTTCCCTGTGGGCGACAAACAGGGCTATTTGAATTTCAAAGGCTATAAGGAATTCAACGCGGAGAACCGCGCTGAAGGCTGGAATGCGTGGGTCACGTTTGTGATTGCGTCGGCTCCGCCGCCGCCAGGCGCCCGGCCGAAGACCATGATCACCAAATAG
- a CDS encoding AraC family transcriptional regulator, with translation MSSASAGQQPLDRFPLIRTRSVDELIASVTRYYGHIDFKIPRDTKSFNVRANHCQLQSLGLSYATHGSPLEIELPAFEYFGQLFSLGGNAEAGSGRATVPVDRTNSCVASSHESTRLKYAGDFKQLALKINAAALNKKFEALTGAPLKGQLRFELASDLRQPGADFVRRQCILLVEQLSEIEAPPSTLALAEFEQSIMVAYLCGNRHNHAQHLERNPDNSSPWQVRLAEGYIEANWDQPLTVEALTIVTGISARSIFHSFKQHRGYSPMEFVRGVRLKHANELLVHAIESTSVTDVAFSCGFGNLGHFARYYRHRFGESPSQTLNRARGVHREAMS, from the coding sequence ATGAGCAGCGCGTCGGCTGGCCAACAGCCCCTAGACCGCTTTCCTCTCATACGGACACGAAGCGTCGATGAACTGATCGCTTCGGTGACGCGCTATTATGGGCACATCGATTTCAAAATTCCCCGGGACACCAAATCTTTCAACGTCCGAGCCAATCATTGCCAGCTCCAAAGTCTTGGATTGTCTTACGCGACCCATGGGTCTCCGCTCGAGATCGAGCTCCCGGCGTTCGAATATTTCGGCCAACTGTTCTCGCTCGGTGGCAATGCCGAGGCTGGATCGGGTCGCGCCACTGTTCCGGTCGATCGCACCAACTCTTGCGTCGCCAGCTCCCACGAGAGCACCAGGCTGAAATATGCGGGCGACTTCAAGCAACTCGCACTGAAGATAAATGCTGCGGCGTTGAACAAGAAGTTCGAAGCGTTGACCGGGGCGCCGTTGAAGGGGCAGCTGAGATTTGAACTGGCTTCGGACCTTCGGCAGCCGGGCGCTGACTTTGTCCGGCGACAATGCATTTTGCTCGTCGAGCAGTTAAGTGAGATCGAAGCACCCCCTTCAACGCTGGCGCTTGCGGAATTTGAGCAGTCGATCATGGTTGCCTACCTCTGCGGCAATCGACACAACCATGCCCAGCACCTGGAAAGAAACCCGGACAATTCCAGTCCCTGGCAGGTTCGGCTGGCAGAAGGGTACATTGAGGCCAACTGGGATCAGCCGCTGACGGTCGAGGCGCTTACGATCGTGACGGGCATCAGCGCGAGAAGCATCTTTCATTCATTCAAGCAGCACCGCGGCTATTCACCGATGGAGTTCGTGCGCGGGGTCCGGCTGAAGCATGCAAACGAACTCCTGGTGCACGCCATCGAGAGCACTTCGGTGACCGACGTTGCGTTCTCCTGCGGCTTTGGAAATCTCGGGCATTTCGCGCGTTATTACCGTCATCGGTTCGGCGAGTCTCCCTCGCAAACGCTGAATCGGGCCAGGGGTGTGCATCGCGAGGCGATGTCCTAG
- a CDS encoding DUF992 domain-containing protein: MPIVSNCGASLLFACALVSVMAVPSLGQQKSYTRSGVLSCKLAPTVGLVVGSRQKIGCRFTPDGGGPSEAYAGAITRIGLDLGVTAGGAMAWAVLTSAHISPRGGLAGRYVGASGDIALGIGAGANVMIGGSNKAVALQPVSVEGQVGVNIALGVAGLELQAAR; the protein is encoded by the coding sequence ATGCCGATAGTATCAAATTGCGGCGCCAGTTTGCTGTTCGCGTGCGCGCTTGTCAGCGTGATGGCGGTGCCGTCTCTCGGTCAGCAAAAATCTTACACGCGTTCTGGCGTGCTTTCTTGCAAGTTGGCGCCCACCGTCGGACTCGTCGTGGGTTCGCGGCAAAAGATAGGCTGTCGATTCACGCCCGACGGCGGCGGGCCTTCCGAAGCCTATGCTGGAGCGATAACCCGTATTGGCCTTGATCTTGGAGTTACGGCCGGGGGCGCTATGGCATGGGCCGTTCTCACCTCGGCACATATCTCTCCTCGCGGCGGACTCGCTGGCCGATATGTGGGTGCAAGCGGCGACATCGCGCTCGGCATTGGAGCCGGCGCCAACGTGATGATCGGCGGCTCGAACAAAGCTGTCGCGTTGCAGCCCGTGTCTGTCGAAGGGCAGGTGGGGGTCAATATCGCATTGGGCGTTGCAGGACTCGAACTGCAGGCGGCTCGATAG
- a CDS encoding OmpA family protein, whose translation MKLLSYVLLACLVWTVGAGCASSQTIGYAEAIDRLAQSCAKDIDKFCKTLNLGGGRVSQCLEQNQAGVSPSCKSTIADLKSLVATRAQARASVMRVCDSDIRRLCSGIQPGDGNLMECFYKARQRVSPQCRQTVANAGYDVSLSPSAGTSQVALDSNDLVSSLQGIEQAANTINAASLRQLALQSMNDPSRANRMNRAPLSAQLGQHAQLTIAIQFDFNSARIRTDSFRAVGLMADALNHPYLQGYRFLIVGHTDAKGNREYNLKLSQQRADAIREALINPFGINASRIEAVGLGEEQLLKPNSPEASENRRVQLINIGPISR comes from the coding sequence ATGAAATTGCTATCGTACGTTCTATTGGCTTGCCTTGTCTGGACGGTTGGCGCCGGGTGCGCTTCCTCCCAGACGATTGGCTATGCGGAAGCCATCGACCGCCTCGCCCAAAGCTGCGCGAAGGACATCGACAAGTTCTGCAAGACACTCAATCTCGGCGGTGGGCGCGTTTCTCAATGCTTGGAGCAGAACCAGGCGGGTGTGTCTCCGAGCTGCAAGTCTACCATTGCCGATCTGAAGTCGCTGGTGGCGACGCGGGCCCAGGCGCGTGCTTCCGTTATGCGGGTATGTGACTCGGATATCAGGCGGCTGTGTTCTGGTATCCAGCCCGGCGATGGGAACCTGATGGAGTGCTTCTACAAGGCGAGACAGCGCGTCAGCCCTCAGTGCCGGCAGACGGTCGCCAACGCCGGCTACGACGTGTCGCTGAGCCCGTCGGCAGGGACAAGCCAGGTTGCGCTGGACTCGAACGATCTTGTCAGCAGCTTGCAAGGGATCGAACAGGCCGCCAATACCATCAATGCCGCAAGCCTCCGCCAACTCGCGTTGCAGTCGATGAACGATCCATCCCGAGCGAACCGGATGAATCGTGCCCCGCTGTCCGCTCAACTGGGGCAGCATGCACAGCTGACCATCGCGATCCAGTTTGACTTCAACTCGGCCCGCATTCGCACCGATTCGTTCCGGGCGGTCGGTTTGATGGCTGACGCACTCAACCATCCATACCTGCAAGGTTATCGCTTCCTGATCGTCGGCCACACGGACGCCAAGGGTAACCGCGAATACAATTTGAAGTTGAGCCAGCAACGTGCGGATGCCATTCGCGAAGCGTTGATCAATCCTTTCGGGATCAATGCGTCGCGAATCGAAGCTGTCGGGCTCGGAGAAGAGCAACTGCTCAAGCCCAATAGTCCCGAGGCATCCGAAAACCGGCGGGTGCAGCTCATCAACATCGGGCCGATCTCACGATAA